One Coffea eugenioides isolate CCC68of chromosome 2, Ceug_1.0, whole genome shotgun sequence genomic window, TGAAAAGAGATCAACACAAAAAACTACAATTGAGACACCAATGGATAAGAAATCAAAATCAGGTCATCCAGTTTAGAAAACAGATTTACAGAAGCAAAGATACGCAATGGAATAGTGGATGTCAATTTGAGGAACATTCAAGGACAACTAAATTTCACTAAGGGACAACACTGACCAGCAGTTTATCAATATCTAAAATCTGGTTGATGCAGAAGAACAGGAAAGCAGAAAAACTTCATAGCAACATCAGAAAATATACCATCACAGTTCCCTAACTGCCTTAAGTGCTTAGAAaacaacacacacacacacacaaaaggaGTGCCactagggaaaaaaaaatggatgctATTCTAATCATCTTAGTGAAATGGATGCTATTCTAATCATCTTAGTGAAATGGATGCTATTCTAATCATCTTATGTTAATGTCACATACAGAAAAATGAAAAACGCTCAAATCCATGAGAATCAATCAACTAAAGTTAGATACGAGGAAATAGAGGCAACCACAAACAATGTGTGACCATTTTGGGAAGTATATTGTCAAAATTTCACGGCTTCATGATACCATAAACTTTCTTCTAAAACATCAAATGATAAAAGCTTACACAGGAAAGAAATTTACAAAACACTCAAAGCCAAAGTTGACAAGGGCAAAAAGGAGAATAGAGAAAAGCATCGGAATGATTTCTTATTACAAAACAATCTTACATGCAACTAAAAGATCTATTTTCAGataatatcacttaattttgcaaagttaaagttgtcaaaaataatGATCTATGATCACCGATTTCCATAATTCAGAAATTAGGCAAACTAATTTCTACGTGTACTTGTGCCAATATCAGTCATCAGAGACGACATAACAGTGCTAAAGAATTTCCACATGGGAAGAAACAAAAAGTAATAGAAAAAAACACAGATAAATAAGTTAAAAATTAATACCTCAAAGCCGGTTATATCACAAATTCTTTTGCATGGATGCATTGGAGGAGGTGATTCAATATTAACATCtggaaaaaatgccaaaatccCAGTAGGAACAAAAAATGTTAATAAACAATTTAAATAAATGCATctcaaagaaaatgaaacaaaatgcATAACAAATCACGACTCTTGACAAACAAGAAgtttgaataaaagaaaatagaaagaaaaagaatcttAGTTCATGTTTACACTGTtgtttcaaaattcaaaattgttGAAGCATAAGACAAGgaacattcaaaaaaaaaaaaaaaagtcatcaTCTGTTTTAGCAGAAAATTTAATGCATAATACAACCCGAGTCTGCAGAGATGGAATCAGGAATCGAGATCAACCAAAAACTATAATCACAACACAAAATTCATGAAATGGATGCTATtctaacataaaaacttaaaataagTGAGCTATAAGTGAGCTACAACTAAAATTCTAGCTGTGCTCATTCTCATCTGCCAACATCAATTTTTGAAGAATGGGACTACAGTCTACTGTCTTCTAATAAAACACTCTTTTTTGCATACAGCAAATGGTGTcatctaaaaaaaatttagtcaGATTTGGTTCTTAATTGTTTTCACCAATAATTTTGAAGTTGTGAACTCTGTTTTATTGTTATTGGCTATTAAAATCAGTACATAATCAAGAAATTTGTTGATCTCATCTTTAACACTCCTGCAGTGCTTGTACCATCAAGAACCTAACCAATAAGACAGCCAGATGCCCTGTCTTAAAATCATTACTTTCAGTTAACCCAGGGTAATTCCAGATGAGCTCTGCTCGATCAAATATCTCCTCTCTGGTTTTTCGATTTAGCCAAATTATCATATTCAGTTTCCCAGTTCATCATTTTTATTAATGCAATTATTTTGCAAATCAAAATTTCTCTGTACAGGATTTCTTTGTAAATAAGTTGATTGCCAGTAGTTTTCTAGGAAACATCAAATCCCTTTAACCATCCCTATAAATTGGCCTCGTAACACACACTTGCTGTACATGAACGTCCAACATTTTCAACAAAGCAAACAAGAAATAGGGAAGTTCAATAAACAGTTCTAGACTTCCCCCGCAAATAACAGCCACCAAAGCACATAAATCTAAAAAGGTAGATACCCTTTTTATCCCCTCAGAGTACTCATATCCTAAGACGGTACAATTAATCAAGAACTTAATCACCAAGAATTCGAGCATAAAAAACTGAAAGGTCCCCATGAATTGGGCAATTCAACATGgtaatcaattaattaaacaacataAGCGCTTCATTAGAGTAATTGGGAACTACTCACAGTTGGGTTCGTCAGGGGGATAGTTCTGATAATTCTCAGCTTGAATGATCTGCTTGAGATGTTTCCAGTGCCTTCCTCTAGCTTGACCCTTTGGGTACTTTTCATACATCTGAACCCTCTTGAAATTCAGGTGAGTCGGCAACACAATCTCAGCTTCAACCACTTCTGCCTCCATCTGTACAAACTAAACTAATTGCCCTCATGGATAAAGGTTTTCAAGATTTATATATGCAGGGGCAGAACCCTCCAAGTTTAGGTCAATTTTCATTTATGGTTATTGTTTTGGCCCCCCATCATTTTAACTTTTGCcttgggaaaattttttttaacttctctAAACATTTCTTTTACGGTTATTAAGTTAGTTGATCTACAAAAAGTATGTAGTATTTGTATTATATTTCAATATGTAACACAATTAATAGTTGTAACAAATATTTTGCATTTTAAAGTAAAATTTTGTGATATATTTATGAAAgatagattttttttcctttttttttttgtgtaggatgataagaaagaaaagataaaaacgTGAGTTACTATAAAAATTTAACATACTAATGCATATTATAATTCAATAGTGG contains:
- the LOC113762341 gene encoding chromatin-remodeling complex subunit ies6-like — encoded protein: MEAEVVEAEIVLPTHLNFKRVQMYEKYPKGQARGRHWKHLKQIIQAENYQNYPPDEPNYVNIESPPPMHPCKRICDITGFEAPYFDPRTKLRYANAEVFKVIRSLPNDYVQRYLALRNAAVVLK